One stretch of Lachnospiraceae bacterium oral taxon 096 DNA includes these proteins:
- a CDS encoding MBL fold metallo-hydrolase, which translates to MSKKESKKQEKVMSFLFRGKEIFKPLNTGHIDERVSCVREYVANIYFYKKDGHTVMIDGGYNYARLAEKMKWLNVNPKDIQEILITHQDTDHVGAIEKGGDGLFSESTVYIGKIENEYLEGHKKRKVFGGLVKLPQVCIENKKVLVDDGQVFYIGNIKIEAFLVPGHTWGHLVYLIDDTYLFTGDTIWLGADGGYAFLNILAEDKKLQVKSLKKLEGTLRKRNLKLKIITGHTGWTDDIDFAFSHTDEICNALKRKPKVHNPKAPYDGYDEKGDTEENARNVLLDKC; encoded by the coding sequence ATGTCAAAAAAAGAATCTAAAAAACAAGAAAAAGTCATGTCGTTTCTGTTTCGGGGAAAAGAAATATTTAAGCCATTAAATACAGGGCATATTGATGAGAGAGTAAGTTGTGTTAGAGAGTATGTTGCTAATATTTATTTTTACAAAAAAGATGGTCATACGGTTATGATAGACGGGGGTTATAATTATGCTAGATTAGCGGAAAAAATGAAGTGGCTTAATGTCAATCCGAAAGATATTCAGGAAATTTTAATTACACACCAAGACACAGACCATGTCGGAGCTATTGAAAAAGGCGGTGATGGATTGTTTAGCGAATCCACTGTATATATTGGAAAAATCGAAAATGAATATTTAGAAGGTCATAAAAAGCGTAAAGTATTTGGTGGATTAGTTAAACTTCCGCAAGTTTGCATAGAAAATAAAAAAGTATTAGTTGATGATGGACAGGTTTTTTATATTGGGAATATTAAGATAGAAGCATTTCTTGTGCCAGGTCATACTTGGGGACATCTTGTCTATCTGATTGATGATACTTATTTGTTTACAGGTGACACGATTTGGCTTGGAGCAGATGGTGGATACGCATTTTTGAACATTCTTGCAGAAGATAAAAAATTACAAGTTAAATCTCTTAAGAAGTTAGAGGGAACACTTAGAAAGAGAAATTTGAAGTTAAAAATTATCACAGGTCACACAGGTTGGACTGATGATATAGATTTTGCTTTTTCTCATACAGATGAGATCTGCAATGCGTTAAAAAGGAAGCCCAAAGTTCATAACCCAAAAGCACCATATGATGGATATGATGAAAAAGGAGATACAGAAGAGAATGCAAGGAATGTTTTACTAGATAAGTGTTAA
- a CDS encoding TIGR02452 family protein, producing the protein MSRESRKKIATENMDVLRLGFYTLNDKKIELTIPKSRRQAVEVYTPDLLANLHVGNQMMYDSTNVIVNDLNSFDAAWQMRESGRKILVLSFANAYNPGGGYLRGANAQEEVLCRQSSLYQSISGSQALEMYEANKENVASNTDLDYLLLSKDVEVFRRADGSFLPEPYQVSVMSLPAPNTRVKAGKLNSEELGEERRHKFRLGIQVAAKEHYDTLILGAWGCGAFGNPPKDVANDMYQVLVEEKWMYHFKNIVFAVYDTKDERPNYNAFLERFGDHEVMLNPDMSDDMYDDDVDDDDNYTDIDEDGVKEYIPERMKEEPVVQFVSFDDQKEEAVPVEKKTEKKEKKDREIRQVTLLSDEEEKTMITRHALPALLMNRKSAKNEDLGYIQGITADGRIFLAELYDEVSSDGISLTIVMDAEGFSIDGDREKVNDRFKSDIDGALWKKGVIVTNLIVTGGGYGEKYEQYTNEVIRYLVDNQMVTFLGEKNVSMYVTQDANGVKLIAVNISLKCGRKLNAKTNWEFIPFDDERKSLSVKYMVDKPEDGSEPDGYDAGVFTKHAKRR; encoded by the coding sequence ATGAGTAGAGAATCCAGAAAAAAAATAGCGACAGAAAATATGGATGTTCTGAGGCTAGGTTTTTATACACTGAATGACAAAAAAATAGAGCTTACCATTCCAAAGAGCAGGCGGCAGGCCGTGGAAGTTTACACACCAGATCTACTTGCCAATTTGCATGTTGGCAATCAAATGATGTATGATTCGACCAATGTCATTGTCAATGACCTAAATAGTTTTGATGCAGCTTGGCAAATGAGGGAGAGCGGCAGGAAGATTTTAGTCCTTAGTTTTGCCAATGCATATAATCCAGGTGGTGGATATCTGCGTGGAGCTAATGCACAAGAAGAGGTACTTTGCCGTCAGAGCAGTTTGTATCAGTCCATTAGTGGCAGCCAAGCCTTAGAAATGTATGAGGCCAATAAGGAGAATGTGGCAAGCAACACAGACCTTGACTATTTATTGCTCTCTAAGGATGTCGAAGTCTTTCGAAGGGCAGATGGAAGTTTTTTGCCTGAACCCTATCAAGTTTCTGTTATGTCCTTGCCGGCACCAAATACTCGTGTAAAGGCAGGAAAATTAAACTCTGAAGAGTTGGGCGAAGAGAGAAGACATAAATTTCGTTTGGGCATTCAGGTGGCCGCAAAGGAGCACTATGACACCTTAATTCTTGGTGCGTGGGGATGTGGAGCATTTGGCAATCCTCCAAAGGATGTGGCCAATGATATGTATCAAGTTCTTGTCGAAGAAAAGTGGATGTACCACTTTAAAAATATTGTATTTGCAGTGTATGACACAAAGGATGAGCGTCCAAATTACAATGCCTTTTTGGAGAGATTTGGCGATCATGAGGTGATGCTCAATCCAGATATGAGCGACGATATGTATGATGACGATGTAGACGACGATGATAACTACACAGACATCGACGAGGATGGTGTCAAGGAATATATTCCAGAGAGAATGAAGGAAGAGCCAGTTGTGCAATTTGTTTCCTTTGACGATCAAAAGGAAGAAGCTGTGCCAGTCGAAAAGAAGACAGAGAAAAAAGAAAAGAAAGATCGTGAGATTAGACAAGTTACTCTGTTGAGTGACGAGGAGGAAAAGACGATGATTACAAGACATGCGCTACCAGCGCTTTTGATGAATAGAAAGAGTGCCAAGAATGAGGACTTGGGCTATATTCAAGGAATAACAGCAGATGGAAGAATTTTCCTTGCAGAGCTCTATGATGAGGTTTCATCGGATGGCATCAGCTTGACCATTGTGATGGATGCGGAAGGATTTTCCATTGATGGGGATAGAGAAAAAGTCAATGATCGCTTTAAGAGCGATATTGATGGTGCACTCTGGAAAAAGGGCGTGATTGTCACGAATTTAATTGTTACTGGTGGCGGATATGGCGAAAAGTACGAGCAATATACCAATGAGGTCATTCGCTATCTTGTTGACAATCAGATGGTGACCTTCCTCGGCGAGAAAAATGTATCGATGTATGTGACACAGGATGCCAATGGTGTCAAGTTAATTGCAGTTAATATTTCGCTAAAATGTGGAAGAAAGCTCAATGCCAAGACAAATTG
- a CDS encoding bifunctional glycosyltransferase family 2/GtrA family protein: MREEKRIALIPAYEPEKEMVKIAKELKEEGFCVVIVNDGSSQECDSLFVQASEYAAIYTHTHNRGKGAAIKTGLEYIKNNFSIPYVIVTVDADGQHKVDDVLRVVKVAEENPNSLILGSRRFQGNVPWRSRLGNSITRMVYKVSSGLDVFDTQTGLRAFSDRMVEEMLSVRGERYEYEMNVLLELARKEDIKEVEIATVYLNDNRSSHFSTIKDSYRIYKEIIRFASSSLTSFLVDYGLYCLLFMISGAMVVSSILARMVSASLNYSLNRKFVFKSQEAAIESLPKYITLALCILLGNVILLRGIVSFGINAYLAKIITEIMMFVISWSVQRQFVFKKGTREGDLYEKA, from the coding sequence ATGAGAGAAGAAAAGAGAATTGCTCTAATACCTGCTTATGAACCAGAAAAAGAGATGGTAAAGATTGCCAAGGAGTTGAAAGAAGAGGGCTTTTGTGTAGTGATTGTCAATGATGGCTCTAGTCAAGAATGTGATTCGCTCTTTGTTCAGGCCAGTGAATATGCTGCAATTTATACCCACACTCATAATCGTGGAAAAGGTGCAGCGATCAAGACAGGGCTAGAATATATTAAAAATAATTTTTCTATTCCCTATGTCATTGTTACTGTGGATGCAGATGGACAGCATAAAGTGGATGATGTTTTGCGGGTTGTGAAAGTGGCTGAGGAAAATCCAAATAGTCTAATCTTGGGCAGCAGAAGGTTTCAAGGAAATGTGCCATGGAGAAGTCGATTGGGCAACAGTATCACTCGGATGGTATATAAGGTCAGTAGCGGACTAGATGTCTTTGACACACAGACAGGACTTCGGGCATTTTCTGACAGAATGGTGGAAGAAATGCTTTCCGTTCGAGGTGAACGATATGAATATGAGATGAATGTACTCTTGGAATTAGCGAGAAAGGAAGATATCAAAGAGGTGGAGATTGCAACGGTGTATCTCAATGACAATCGATCATCTCATTTTTCTACAATCAAGGACTCTTATCGAATCTATAAAGAGATTATTCGCTTTGCTTCGTCGTCACTCACTAGTTTTTTGGTAGATTATGGATTGTATTGTCTGTTATTTATGATTTCGGGGGCAATGGTAGTTTCAAGTATTTTGGCTAGAATGGTCAGTGCAAGCCTAAATTACAGCCTCAATCGGAAGTTTGTATTTAAAAGCCAAGAGGCAGCCATCGAATCTTTGCCCAAATATATCACACTTGCTCTATGCATTTTGTTGGGAAATGTGATATTGCTCAGAGGAATTGTTTCTTTTGGCATCAACGCCTATTTGGCAAAGATTATCACAGAGATTATGATGTTTGTCATCAGCTGGAGTGTACAGAGACAATTCGTTTTTAAAAAAGGAACTCGGGAGGGAGATTTATATGAAAAAGCATAA
- a CDS encoding phosphodiester glycosidase family protein, whose product MKKHKWNILFLTSILAFTVYISMDTFVISRAYQVNTTSVNTSAFANTTTKAATSATKTTKSSSAKNSTSSANKSKSETTVASNQTKTSTDGGKEIKSYSQDGKNISLKEYTYENTKVYVADITLDSAQSLKTAFASDTYGKNVTETTSQIASEKNAILSINGDYYGAREDGYVIRNGVVYRDEAGSEDVLCIYADGSMKVVDPSTVTAQELVNQGVWQAFSFGPGLVSEGKVSVSTDAEVGRAMASNPRTAIGLIDNNHYLFVVSDGRTQESEGLSLYQLAQFMKSLGAKTAYNLDGGGSSTMVFQGSLINKPTTSGRDIRERKVSDIVYIG is encoded by the coding sequence ATGAAAAAGCATAAGTGGAATATTCTATTTTTGACATCAATATTGGCATTTACAGTGTATATTTCGATGGATACTTTTGTTATTTCAAGAGCATATCAGGTAAATACAACAAGCGTGAATACCTCTGCATTTGCCAATACGACAACAAAGGCAGCGACATCGGCTACAAAGACAACAAAGTCATCCAGTGCAAAAAACAGCACATCAAGTGCCAATAAAAGTAAAAGTGAGACGACAGTAGCGAGCAACCAGACGAAGACGAGCACAGATGGTGGAAAGGAGATCAAAAGCTACAGCCAAGATGGAAAGAACATCAGCTTAAAGGAATACACCTATGAAAACACGAAGGTCTATGTCGCTGACATTACGCTTGATTCTGCACAATCACTAAAGACGGCCTTTGCCAGTGATACCTATGGAAAAAATGTCACAGAGACAACTTCACAGATTGCCAGTGAAAAAAATGCCATTTTATCTATTAATGGGGATTACTATGGGGCAAGAGAGGATGGCTATGTGATTCGAAATGGTGTAGTCTACCGAGATGAGGCAGGAAGTGAAGATGTACTTTGTATCTATGCCGATGGCAGTATGAAGGTGGTTGATCCGTCAACCGTGACCGCACAGGAATTAGTTAATCAAGGGGTTTGGCAGGCATTTTCATTTGGCCCAGGACTTGTGAGTGAGGGAAAGGTGAGTGTGTCAACCGATGCAGAGGTTGGAAGAGCCATGGCGAGCAATCCAAGAACAGCTATTGGGCTGATCGATAACAATCACTATCTTTTTGTGGTCTCCGATGGAAGAACACAGGAGAGCGAAGGACTTTCGCTGTATCAGCTGGCGCAATTTATGAAGAGCTTGGGGGCAAAGACAGCCTACAACTTAGATGGCGGTGGCTCATCCACGATGGTATTTCAGGGAAGTTTAATCAATAAGCCAACAACATCGGGAAGAGATATTCGAGAGAGGAAGGTGAGCGATATTGTCTACATTGGATAA
- a CDS encoding transposase, which produces MSNKGFGNGKATLDNGYGMFLLMLEYKLSDRNKYLVKVGQWFPSSQVCHYCGMLHPEMKNLAIRKMIGNCGLTISRSSSQHRLFKI; this is translated from the coding sequence ATGTCTAATAAAGGCTTTGGTAACGGCAAAGCTACTCTCGATAACGGATACGGTATGTTCCTATTAATGCTTGAGTATAAACTATCTGATAGAAATAAATATCTTGTAAAAGTAGGTCAGTGGTTTCCGTCATCACAAGTATGTCATTATTGCGGTATGTTACATCCTGAAATGAAGAATTTAGCTATCCGTAAAATGATAGGTAATTGTGGACTTACAATAAGTCGGAGTAGTTCACAACACAGATTATTCAAAATTTAA
- a CDS encoding IS110 family transposase, giving the protein MIYVGIDVAKDKHDCFITNSNGEVLFKAFTISNSQDGFNDLYQRIESVMEDITKVKVGLEATGHYNYNLLGYLIDKGLTTYVINPLHTNLYRKSLSLRLTKTDKVDARTIAYMLMSDVNLKSYSDTSYHNEELKSLTRYRFDKVKERAKLKTSVSRLVCILFPELEKLVPTLHMTSIYALLSEFPGAKYVAGAHLTRLTNLLSDASKGRYGKDTAITFREAARASIGSNMPAKSLELKHTIKLILELASEIDEIENEIKIIMDEINSPILSIPGINYRMGAMIIAEIGDFSRFDSPDKILAYSGFSPSTYQSGQLDSAYSHMEKRGSKYLRYALYNAAKYVCHWDSTFARYLTKKRAEGKHYNVAISHAVKKLVRVIYHLVKSNQQYIKVA; this is encoded by the coding sequence ATGATTTATGTAGGAATTGATGTCGCTAAGGATAAGCATGATTGCTTTATCACAAACTCTAATGGAGAAGTATTATTTAAAGCTTTTACCATTTCTAACAGTCAAGATGGTTTCAATGACCTTTACCAAAGAATAGAATCTGTTATGGAAGATATAACAAAAGTAAAAGTAGGACTGGAAGCTACCGGACACTATAATTACAATCTTTTAGGTTATCTCATTGATAAAGGTCTGACCACCTATGTCATCAATCCGTTACATACAAATCTGTACAGAAAAAGTCTAAGCCTTAGACTCACGAAAACGGATAAAGTAGATGCCCGCACGATTGCTTACATGCTCATGTCTGATGTGAACTTGAAGTCCTACTCAGATACATCTTACCACAACGAAGAATTAAAGTCATTAACTCGTTATCGTTTTGATAAGGTAAAAGAACGTGCCAAACTAAAAACTTCCGTTTCAAGACTGGTCTGTATCTTATTTCCTGAATTAGAAAAACTTGTACCAACACTTCATATGACATCCATTTATGCATTGCTTTCTGAATTTCCCGGGGCTAAATATGTAGCTGGTGCACATCTTACCAGACTTACAAATCTTCTTTCAGATGCATCTAAAGGTCGATATGGTAAAGATACCGCCATAACTTTCAGGGAAGCTGCAAGGGCTTCTATCGGCTCAAATATGCCAGCCAAATCTCTTGAACTAAAACACACCATCAAGTTGATACTGGAACTTGCTTCTGAGATTGATGAAATCGAAAATGAAATCAAAATTATCATGGATGAAATTAATTCTCCAATTCTCAGTATTCCAGGTATCAACTATCGTATGGGCGCTATGATCATTGCCGAGATTGGCGACTTCAGTCGGTTTGATTCTCCTGATAAAATCTTGGCTTATTCCGGATTTTCACCATCAACATATCAATCAGGGCAGCTTGACTCAGCATACTCCCACATGGAAAAACGAGGTTCCAAATACTTACGATATGCTCTGTACAATGCTGCCAAGTATGTTTGCCACTGGGATTCGACATTTGCCAGGTACCTTACCAAGAAACGAGCTGAAGGCAAGCATTATAATGTTGCAATATCTCATGCCGTCAAAAAACTGGTTCGAGTTATTTATCATCTTGTAAAATCGAATCAGCAATACATTAAAGTAGCTTAA
- a CDS encoding 5'-nucleotidase, whose product MAFQLDGKLVVGISSRALFDLERENAIFETEGIEIYAKYQREHENDVLKPGTAFSLVRALHQLNAGGKKLTEIIIMSRNTADTSLRIFNSIEHYGLDITRAALVGGAPIVKYLNAFHTDLFLSANGSDVQEAVDAGVAAGLIYSYPEVKINPKAEIPQIRIAFDGDAVLFSDEAEKIYQEKGLEAFTLYEQENAKKPLPEGPFAKLIKTISYVQQQFPPDAVPIRTALVTARNAPAHERVIRTLRAWNVRIDEAFFLGGIKKSEVLSAFGAHIFFDDQSAHLRAASKVVPAAKVPYKKK is encoded by the coding sequence ATGGCATTTCAATTAGATGGAAAGCTGGTTGTGGGGATCTCTTCGAGGGCATTGTTTGATTTAGAGAGGGAAAATGCAATTTTTGAAACCGAGGGAATAGAGATCTATGCAAAGTATCAAAGGGAGCACGAAAATGATGTACTAAAGCCGGGAACGGCTTTTTCTTTGGTACGGGCATTGCACCAGCTGAATGCAGGCGGAAAAAAGTTGACAGAGATTATTATTATGTCAAGGAATACAGCAGACACCAGTCTGCGTATTTTCAATTCTATTGAACACTATGGTTTAGATATTACCCGAGCCGCATTGGTTGGCGGTGCACCGATTGTAAAGTATTTAAATGCATTTCATACCGATCTCTTTTTATCAGCAAATGGGTCAGATGTGCAAGAAGCTGTCGATGCAGGGGTGGCAGCAGGTCTAATTTATTCTTATCCAGAAGTCAAGATCAATCCAAAAGCAGAAATTCCACAAATTCGAATTGCCTTCGATGGCGACGCCGTACTTTTTTCAGATGAAGCAGAAAAAATCTATCAGGAGAAGGGCTTAGAAGCATTTACTTTGTATGAACAAGAGAATGCAAAAAAGCCATTGCCTGAGGGACCCTTTGCCAAGTTAATAAAGACCATTTCCTATGTGCAGCAGCAATTTCCACCAGATGCAGTTCCGATACGAACAGCACTTGTGACAGCAAGAAATGCACCTGCACATGAGAGAGTGATCCGGACATTGCGGGCGTGGAATGTTCGCATCGATGAGGCCTTTTTTCTTGGCGGAATAAAAAAGAGTGAGGTTTTGTCTGCATTTGGTGCACATATTTTCTTTGATGATCAGAGTGCTCATTTGCGTGCAGCTTCAAAGGTAGTGCCAGCAGCTAAAGTTCCATATAAGAAAAAATAA